In one Lolium rigidum isolate FL_2022 chromosome 3, APGP_CSIRO_Lrig_0.1, whole genome shotgun sequence genomic region, the following are encoded:
- the LOC124695355 gene encoding 24-methylenesterol C-methyltransferase 2 gives METATMAWTAAVAGVGLVYWFFWVMGAAEVKGKRGVDLKMGSITDDKVKDKYTQYWSFFRAPKDTAATAADREKVPAFVDTFYNLVTDIYEWGWGQSFHFSPALPGKSDRDATRVHEQRVADLLNAKPAHRLLDVGCGVGGPMRAIAAHSGSKVVGITINDYQVNRARAHNRKAGLDSQCEVVCGNFMAMPFPDASFDGAYSIEATCHAPRLQDVYAEVFRVLKPGGLYVSYEWVTTALYRADDPAHVEAIHGIERGDALPGLRHHDEIADIAREVGFEVVQELDLALPPALPWWTRLKMGKFAYWRNSLVVRVLTLLRIAPKGVVEVHEMLFDTAKHLTLGGETGIFSPMHMVLLRKPADAASDESK, from the coding sequence ATGGAGACCGCCACCATGGcgtggacggcggcggtggccggtgtGGGCCTGGTGTACTGGTTCTTCTGGGTGATGGGCGCGGCGGAGGTGAAGGGCAAGCGCGGCGTGGATCTCAAGATGGGATCCATCACGGACGACAAGGTCAAGGACAAGTACACGCAGTACTGGTCCTTCTTCCGCGCGCCCAAggacaccgccgccaccgccgccgaccgCGAGAAGGTGCCCGCCTTCGTCGACACCTTCTACAACCTCGTCACCGACATCTACGAGTGGGGCTGGGGCcagtccttccacttctcgcccgCCCTGCCCGGCAAGTCCGACCGCGACGCCACCCGCGTCCACGAGCAGCGCGTCGCCGACCTCCTCAACGCCAAACCAGCCCACCGCCTCCTCGACGTCGGCTGCGGCGTCGGCGGGCCCATGCGCGCCATCGCCGCCCACTCGGGCTCCAAGGTCGTCGGCATCACCATCAACGACTACCAGGTCAACCGCGCCCGCGCACACAACCGCAAGGCCGGGCTCGACTCCCAGTGCGAGGTGGTGTGCGGCAACTTCATGGCCATGCCCTTCCCCGACGCCTCCTTCGACGGGGCCTACTCCATCGAGGCCACCTGCCACGCGCCCAGGCTGCAGGACGTCTACGCCGAGGTCTTCCGCGTGCTCAAGCCCGGCGGCCTCTACGTCTCCTACGAGTGGGTCACCACCGCGCTGTACCGCGCCGACGACCCCGCGCACGTCGAGGCCATCCACGGCATCGAGCGCGGCGACGCGCTCCCGGGCCTCCGCCACCACGACGAGATCGCCGACATCGCCAGGGAGGTGGGCTTCGAGGTCGTCCAGGAGCTCGACCTCGCGCTGCCCCCCGCCCTGCCGTGGTGGACGCGCCTCAAGATGGGCAAGTTCGCCTACTGGCGCAACTCCCTCGTCGTCCGCGTCCTCACCCTGCTCCGGATCGCGCCCAAGGGCGTCGTCGAGGTCCACGAGATGCTCTTCGACACCGCCAAGCACCTCACCCTCGGCGGCGAAACCGGAATCTTCTCGCCCATGCACATGGTGCTACTCCGCAAGCCCGCCGACGCCGCATCAGACGAGAGCAAATAG